One genomic window of Clostridia bacterium includes the following:
- a CDS encoding LacI family DNA-binding transcriptional regulator — translation MSATLKDIAEIAKVNVSTVSRALNDSPEINEETKQSIMKIAEQLNYFPRKRLTKCKDTKTIGVICPEINSNYYAEIVNTMENKLKKDGYTIIIGLTNFKSEDEAHFLKLFAKKNVDGIIIITSQDDSIKEVLVRFKRHNNIPVIQVATENMTEHYDYIKTDDYKGVSIAIEYLIKLGHRRIAYIGDMQSKLRLKPYIDTLNKNNISVHDDLIRLGEERFEEGGYERMSELLDLEELPTAVFASYDNVAIGAMKAIYERNLKIPGDISIIGLDNINVSSYLYRPLTTISQPLNEMGEIATRILLDKIGKKNSAIQHVVLQPQLIIRETTGEIK, via the coding sequence ATGAGTGCTACGTTAAAGGATATAGCAGAAATAGCAAAAGTAAATGTATCAACAGTATCCAGAGCTTTAAATGATAGTCCGGAGATAAATGAAGAGACGAAACAAAGTATTATGAAAATTGCAGAACAACTTAATTATTTTCCTAGAAAGCGATTGACAAAATGCAAAGATACTAAAACTATAGGAGTTATATGTCCGGAGATCAATAGCAATTATTACGCTGAAATAGTTAATACTATGGAAAATAAGCTTAAGAAAGATGGATATACCATAATTATAGGATTGACCAATTTTAAATCTGAAGATGAAGCCCATTTTCTAAAGTTATTTGCTAAAAAAAACGTAGATGGAATAATAATCATTACCAGCCAGGATGATAGCATAAAGGAGGTTTTAGTAAGATTTAAAAGACATAATAATATACCTGTTATTCAAGTAGCTACGGAGAATATGACTGAACATTATGATTATATAAAGACGGATGATTATAAGGGAGTATCCATCGCTATTGAGTATTTAATAAAATTAGGGCATAGGAGGATAGCTTATATAGGAGATATGCAGTCCAAGTTAAGGCTAAAGCCATATATCGATACTCTTAACAAAAACAATATATCCGTCCATGATGATTTAATAAGATTGGGAGAAGAAAGATTTGAAGAGGGTGGGTATGAGAGAATGAGTGAGCTGTTAGACTTGGAGGAATTACCTACCGCAGTTTTTGCCTCTTATGATAATGTTGCCATTGGGGCCATGAAGGCAATATATGAAAGAAACTTAAAAATTCCTGGAGATATATCAATAATTGGATTGGATAATATAAATGTTTCTTCTTATTTATATAGACCTCTTACTACAATTTCCCAACCCCTCAATGAGATGGGGGAAATTGCTACCAGGATTTTGTTGGATAAAATAGGCAAGAAGAACAGTGCAATACAACATGTGGTTTTACAGCCTCAACTTATAATAAGAGAAACTACAGGCGAGATTAAATGA